One window of Leptospira yasudae genomic DNA carries:
- a CDS encoding ABC transporter permease, with protein MISAGNVLRFLFAALAIAGVLWKNPPTEVFLEESFCSVTWNHPFGCDRLGRDVYGLFAYGTVATLLFSLPSRVLTLVFTSLICLFQYSLPFTGRLFFTPISSVFVSVPSLLIALLTVHALGNGPSVLVVAILLGDWAFSYETLQSKIRETDGSGFVLASAYFGASRANVFRNHIFPASLPVLKVLFTTGLPGVVMTLALFSYLGVSAGSDWFGPGLGEQISFARDYAYSAPLALVMPILGIVGLVTALNVEKR; from the coding sequence TTGATTTCCGCGGGCAACGTTTTACGATTTCTTTTTGCGGCGTTGGCGATTGCGGGCGTACTTTGGAAAAACCCTCCTACGGAAGTTTTTCTGGAGGAAAGTTTTTGTTCGGTTACTTGGAATCATCCTTTCGGTTGTGATCGTTTGGGAAGGGACGTCTACGGTCTGTTCGCATACGGAACCGTCGCGACGTTGTTGTTCTCCCTTCCGTCCCGCGTATTGACGCTGGTCTTTACTTCGCTGATTTGTCTGTTTCAATATTCTCTTCCGTTTACGGGAAGATTGTTTTTTACTCCGATCTCTTCCGTGTTCGTTTCCGTTCCTTCTTTGCTCATCGCGTTGTTGACGGTGCATGCGCTCGGCAACGGGCCCTCCGTTTTGGTCGTAGCGATCCTGTTAGGGGATTGGGCGTTTTCGTACGAAACCTTGCAGAGCAAAATTCGCGAGACGGACGGAAGCGGATTCGTATTAGCATCGGCATATTTCGGCGCGTCGAGGGCGAACGTGTTTCGAAACCATATTTTTCCGGCGTCCTTGCCCGTGTTGAAAGTTCTGTTTACGACAGGGTTACCCGGAGTTGTAATGACGCTGGCGCTTTTTAGTTATTTGGGAGTGAGCGCGGGCTCCGATTGGTTCGGACCCGGTTTGGGCGAACAGATTTCTTTTGCGAGAGATTACGCGTATTCGGCTCCGTTGGCATTGGTGATGCCTATTCTTGGGATCGTAGGTTTGGTCACCGCATTGAACGTGGAAAAGAGATGA
- the aroE gene encoding shikimate dehydrogenase codes for MNQKTNQHTKTFGIVGFPLSHSLSPLIHNSIYRDRGIDASYLVFETPELNSETIRNFRDSGVLGLSVTIPHKEKAFALADKADDASSIMKASNTLLIGPDSINAHNTDGEGAYRSILEWSPESLQKGKTVILGSGGSARGIAYSLATSGKISDLILCSRNETTGNEICALIEEHTNVKTEYVTPDEIINRSEEVALVVHTTPLGMKGQSPGPFLPGEFFTSSMTLFDIVYNPLETPLVTAAKKNGAKIIPGSEMLLYQAMKQFELFTGISPNTEDVIKTRERLSHALANR; via the coding sequence TTGAACCAGAAAACAAATCAGCACACTAAGACTTTTGGTATAGTCGGATTTCCCCTTTCACACTCGCTTTCACCGCTCATTCACAATTCAATTTACAGAGACCGGGGGATCGACGCTTCCTATCTCGTCTTCGAAACGCCCGAACTAAATTCGGAAACGATCCGAAACTTTAGGGATTCCGGGGTTCTCGGACTATCCGTTACCATTCCCCACAAAGAAAAAGCCTTCGCTCTCGCGGACAAAGCCGACGACGCCTCCTCGATCATGAAAGCCTCGAATACGCTTCTCATAGGACCCGACTCGATTAACGCGCATAATACGGACGGAGAAGGCGCATATCGATCCATCTTAGAATGGTCGCCGGAATCCTTACAAAAAGGAAAAACCGTCATACTCGGAAGCGGAGGAAGCGCACGCGGAATCGCTTACAGCCTTGCGACTTCCGGAAAAATCAGCGACTTGATTCTCTGCTCGAGAAACGAAACGACCGGAAACGAAATCTGCGCGTTGATCGAGGAACACACAAACGTAAAAACCGAATACGTCACACCCGACGAGATAATAAACCGAAGCGAGGAAGTCGCGTTAGTCGTTCATACGACCCCGCTCGGAATGAAAGGACAATCACCCGGTCCTTTTTTACCCGGAGAATTCTTCACATCTTCCATGACTCTTTTCGACATCGTTTATAATCCCCTCGAAACGCCGCTCGTAACGGCCGCCAAAAAAAACGGAGCGAAGATTATTCCCGGCTCGGAAATGTTATTGTATCAAGCGATGAAGCAGTTCGAACTTTTTACGGGAATATCGCCTAACACGGAAGATGTGATCAAAACAAGAGAACGTTTGTCTCACGCGCTCGCAAATCGATGA
- a CDS encoding ABC transporter permease produces the protein MQGEISRFFLFLVALIFFSVLFGHLRSINQEYLYADSSVSKEESFLERKTFPSQVLSFVKGILTFQSGKTASGESVWKHISSRVLPTLHLAIFSVGWGSFLAIAIALIVSKNEESVSRRAFLFLSNLILSTPVFVVAVVLLLIFFVQLEWFPPGGYENGNTMYVILPGIALGSRVWARIYQFALSLAEIELKSPYAKVLRARGYSKNRILWNHVLLKILPLLAVLILLDFSSLLSGAMIVEEIFFFPGIGKSMYYAIQTMDAELLSALLFYSGLTFYLFSRISLRFQENLTGKESLS, from the coding sequence GTGCAGGGGGAAATCTCCAGGTTCTTTCTATTTCTTGTCGCATTAATTTTTTTCTCCGTCCTTTTCGGACATCTGCGTTCCATCAATCAGGAATATCTCTACGCAGATTCCTCCGTCTCCAAGGAAGAATCCTTTCTGGAACGAAAAACCTTTCCGTCTCAGGTTCTTTCCTTTGTGAAAGGAATTCTAACCTTTCAATCCGGCAAGACCGCTTCGGGAGAATCGGTGTGGAAACATATTTCTTCCCGCGTCCTTCCGACCTTGCACCTTGCGATCTTTTCCGTAGGCTGGGGAAGTTTTTTGGCGATCGCGATCGCGTTGATCGTTTCCAAAAACGAGGAAAGCGTTTCGAGGAGGGCGTTTCTGTTTCTGAGCAACCTGATCCTGTCGACGCCGGTTTTCGTGGTCGCGGTCGTTTTGCTTTTGATATTTTTCGTGCAGTTGGAATGGTTTCCGCCCGGCGGTTATGAAAACGGAAATACGATGTATGTGATTCTTCCAGGAATCGCTTTGGGTTCTAGGGTTTGGGCGAGAATCTATCAGTTCGCCCTCAGTCTCGCCGAGATCGAATTAAAATCTCCGTATGCCAAGGTTCTCCGCGCCAGAGGATATTCTAAAAATAGAATATTATGGAATCATGTATTGTTGAAAATTCTTCCCTTGCTCGCGGTTTTGATTCTGCTCGATTTCAGTTCCCTTCTTTCGGGAGCGATGATCGTGGAGGAAATTTTCTTTTTCCCGGGAATCGGCAAATCCATGTATTACGCGATTCAGACGATGGACGCCGAATTGTTGAGCGCCCTTTTGTTTTACAGCGGTCTTACGTTTTATCTGTTCAGCAGAATCTCTTTGCGGTTTCAGGAAAATCTTACCGGAAAGGAGAGTCTTTCTTGA
- a CDS encoding cellulose synthase family protein, whose translation MLTVVTVLFLAIYGIDIVALFFFGIHTYVMVYLYKKNHAYCESDPDKILDINDPNLPVVTVQLPIFNEFYVVDRLLETTVALKYPKDKLEIQLLDDSTDETVEKSRKLIAHYKSLGFDIHHLHRSGAERTGYKAGALEAGMKVARGQYIAIFDADFMPDPDFLIKTVPYFEDPQIGMVQVRWGHVNAEYNVLTKAQSFGIDGHFMIEQVARNGSHLWMNFNGTAGIWKKECIIDSGGWEHDTLTEDFDLSYRAEMRGWKFRYFKDIECKAEIPAMISAYKSQQFRWCKGSIQTAVKLLPRILRADLPWRIKSEAIVHLINYSVHPLMVINILFSAPLLLMDYWSGFSFYDLPIEILMGTAAILSVGSIGPMIFYAYSQKTLHKDWKRRMVYLPILIMIGTGIAIVNTRAWLEAILGIQSSFKRTPKLKIEKSTDVLKERLKYTVPLDFHVVLEFLMGIYCLGTVVLSFILGKPQIVGFLAIYALGFFYVGYLSLKEALWKLGASKQESTEELPAQA comes from the coding sequence ATGCTGACCGTCGTAACTGTACTGTTTCTAGCCATCTATGGGATCGACATCGTCGCTCTCTTTTTCTTCGGGATTCATACCTACGTAATGGTGTATCTCTATAAAAAGAACCATGCATATTGCGAATCCGACCCCGACAAGATTCTCGACATAAACGACCCGAATCTTCCGGTAGTAACCGTTCAGCTTCCTATTTTCAACGAATTCTATGTTGTGGATCGTCTCCTCGAAACCACAGTCGCACTTAAATATCCGAAAGATAAACTCGAAATCCAGCTCTTAGATGATTCCACGGACGAGACGGTCGAAAAGTCCAGAAAACTCATCGCTCACTACAAATCCCTCGGATTCGACATTCATCACCTTCACAGATCCGGAGCGGAGCGCACCGGATACAAAGCGGGCGCCCTCGAAGCCGGAATGAAAGTGGCTCGCGGTCAATACATCGCCATCTTCGACGCGGACTTCATGCCCGATCCCGACTTCTTAATCAAAACCGTTCCTTATTTCGAAGATCCGCAAATCGGAATGGTTCAGGTTCGTTGGGGACACGTAAACGCGGAATACAACGTTCTTACCAAGGCTCAATCCTTCGGAATCGACGGTCACTTTATGATCGAGCAGGTGGCAAGAAACGGTTCTCACCTTTGGATGAACTTCAACGGAACCGCGGGAATCTGGAAAAAAGAATGTATTATCGATTCCGGCGGATGGGAACACGACACTCTTACCGAAGACTTCGATCTTTCTTACCGTGCCGAAATGAGAGGATGGAAGTTCCGTTATTTTAAAGATATCGAATGTAAAGCTGAGATCCCTGCGATGATCTCCGCTTACAAATCCCAGCAGTTCCGCTGGTGCAAGGGTTCCATCCAAACTGCGGTGAAACTTCTTCCGAGAATTCTTCGCGCGGATCTTCCTTGGAGAATCAAATCCGAGGCCATCGTTCACTTAATCAATTATTCCGTTCACCCTTTGATGGTGATCAACATCCTGTTCAGCGCTCCGTTGCTTTTGATGGACTACTGGTCCGGATTCAGCTTTTACGATCTTCCGATCGAAATCTTGATGGGAACCGCGGCAATTCTTTCCGTAGGCTCCATCGGACCGATGATTTTCTACGCGTATTCCCAGAAAACTCTCCATAAAGATTGGAAGAGAAGAATGGTCTATCTCCCGATTCTAATCATGATCGGAACCGGAATCGCGATCGTAAATACGAGAGCATGGCTCGAAGCGATTCTCGGAATTCAGTCTTCTTTCAAACGCACTCCGAAACTCAAAATCGAGAAAAGCACGGACGTTTTGAAAGAAAGATTAAAATACACTGTTCCTTTGGATTTCCACGTGGTTCTTGAGTTCCTGATGGGGATCTACTGCCTGGGAACCGTGGTTCTTTCCTTCATTCTTGGAAAACCGCAAATCGTTGGATTCTTGGCAATCTACGCGCTCGGATTCTTCTACGTAGGATATTTATCCCTGAAAGAAGCCCTCTGGAAACTCGGGGCTTCCAAGCAAGAGTCCACGGAAGAACTTCCCGCTCAGGCCTAA
- a CDS encoding PTS sugar transporter subunit IIA yields MNQLLTLLHPETVIFNLESGTKEEVISKLLQKAVDTHQIESENKEEILESLLAREKSMSTGIGSGVAIPHCSVNLVDELKCVMGLNPQGIDFDSIDHQPVHIFILLIVPKTKFQEHIKTLAQIAKALNVKEDREKLIRSGSFEEIQKAFSRNV; encoded by the coding sequence ATGAATCAACTATTGACTCTTCTTCATCCCGAAACCGTCATATTCAATCTTGAATCCGGAACCAAGGAAGAAGTTATTTCCAAACTTCTTCAGAAAGCGGTCGATACGCATCAGATCGAATCCGAAAATAAGGAGGAGATTTTGGAATCCCTTCTCGCTCGGGAGAAGTCCATGTCGACCGGTATCGGAAGCGGAGTTGCGATTCCTCACTGTTCGGTCAATCTCGTCGACGAACTCAAATGCGTGATGGGACTCAATCCGCAGGGAATCGATTTCGATTCCATTGATCATCAACCGGTTCACATCTTCATTCTTCTCATCGTTCCTAAAACCAAGTTTCAAGAACATATCAAAACCCTCGCACAAATCGCAAAGGCGTTAAACGTAAAAGAAGACAGAGAAAAATTGATTCGTTCCGGGTCCTTCGAGGAAATCCAAAAAGCTTTTTCTCGGAACGTTTAA
- a CDS encoding glutamate ligase domain-containing protein has protein sequence MNSASHSGFFEFIDGLSNLEKTRNFNVFTGYSLEPFANVLSKYGFDRRSASTLCRISVVGTNAKGSITHFLGEFFRLSGFKTGLYTSPHLISPLERIRIGSQNENFREVEERELDRLLSEWKTKGAESDLKTFSFFELFTLASFFFFEQESVEIQIYEAGLGGRLDATKLCNPDVVVLGSIGLDHKEILGNTKLQILREKLGICGSNTKSLFAIEQKEPELNEKIREFCSRNGIECFIFSQTPVDADYLSRNKNFSYQVFQNILNLEFFNKINEKYKNESDFANKRETEFESTDHRTKLKNRFIKHPLAHYESRISLPPGRLAVLQDSPLLVFDPAHNPDAFFETLRSLKSTYPKSRFQVLAGILKDKDGNGIVEILRTAKAQSDITDFRILADAGFSLPPDCLPEETLDRSQFQERILSATQAQEPILVLGSFRLFPIVKELLDKNKTDRGKNERLKEEG, from the coding sequence ATGAACTCAGCGTCGCATTCCGGTTTTTTCGAATTCATCGACGGACTTTCCAACTTGGAAAAGACGAGGAACTTCAACGTCTTTACTGGTTATTCCCTCGAACCATTCGCGAACGTTCTTTCCAAATACGGTTTCGATCGGAGAAGCGCTTCCACACTTTGCAGAATTTCCGTAGTGGGAACGAACGCCAAAGGTTCTATCACTCATTTTTTGGGAGAATTCTTTCGGCTTTCCGGATTCAAAACCGGACTCTATACTTCTCCGCACCTTATTTCTCCCTTGGAAAGAATCCGAATCGGATCGCAAAACGAAAACTTCCGCGAAGTCGAAGAGCGGGAACTCGACCGATTGTTAAGCGAATGGAAAACCAAAGGCGCCGAATCCGATCTAAAAACCTTTTCCTTTTTCGAACTCTTTACCCTTGCCTCCTTTTTCTTTTTCGAACAAGAATCCGTCGAGATTCAAATCTACGAAGCGGGGCTAGGAGGAAGACTCGACGCGACCAAACTCTGCAACCCGGATGTGGTCGTTTTGGGAAGTATCGGACTCGATCACAAAGAAATTTTAGGAAACACAAAACTACAAATTCTCCGGGAGAAGCTCGGGATCTGCGGCTCCAATACGAAATCGCTTTTTGCGATCGAACAAAAAGAACCAGAGCTGAACGAAAAAATCCGGGAGTTCTGTTCCCGAAACGGAATCGAATGTTTTATTTTTTCGCAGACCCCGGTCGATGCGGACTATCTTTCCCGAAACAAGAACTTTAGTTATCAAGTATTTCAGAATATTCTAAACTTAGAATTCTTTAATAAAATCAACGAAAAGTACAAGAACGAAAGCGATTTTGCAAACAAGCGCGAAACGGAATTTGAGTCCACGGACCATCGAACCAAACTCAAAAACAGATTTATAAAACATCCTTTGGCGCATTACGAAAGCAGAATATCGCTTCCGCCCGGAAGATTGGCCGTTCTTCAAGATTCCCCTCTGCTCGTGTTTGATCCGGCTCATAATCCGGACGCGTTTTTCGAAACATTACGAAGTCTGAAATCTACCTATCCGAAATCGCGGTTTCAAGTCCTCGCGGGAATCTTAAAGGACAAAGACGGAAACGGAATCGTGGAAATTCTCCGGACGGCAAAAGCGCAATCCGACATTACGGACTTTCGGATTCTCGCCGATGCAGGATTTTCGCTTCCGCCGGATTGTTTGCCCGAAGAGACGTTGGATCGATCGCAGTTTCAAGAAAGAATTCTTTCCGCTACGCAAGCGCAGGAACCGATTTTGGTTTTGGGAAGTTTTCGATTGTTTCCGATCGTAAAAGAACTGCTCGATAAAAACAAAACGGATCGAGGAAAGAATGAAAGGCTCAAAGAAGAAGGATAA
- a CDS encoding PEGA domain-containing protein produces MIRVFAFILILAILSMGISAQGIDDYYRFPEAGMRERITFETERKLCVFPLKNQNVDASIDYLSKGYGGVLYSGLKNLFQIFDPDVIPTSAQHAFGKPTGREKLKKGEWDGDILEQVKNAKETSPEKDPRFLNLKTEYIQDEIPPEDSTLFLSGKKQGCFYHLAGTYEKKSDSQMELKLILRSSKDASRKEFRAKTSVRRSYQELDGLIGEIKKELLGKNTIQFSFKSGNMDGVLVFLDGQFLGKTPLQKSDLLPGNHVIKYYMDGFQSQTQRVSVQDGGSFEMILTKTPKDGLISVTSNPEGANVYLGSEFLGKTPLKNVRVKTGFNRLRLSMEGHVDLLKGVEVKKDEELKLDLTLRQGDSVSYYKNKQNVFLDHSYNDFSIYSLYGTLLFYAGYYYFNLQANDLYDRARSQVSLTSLYLSANVVSQDEFVAMYLYQERIIRETNHNAGKYQKLAGNFGRHEGLTGGVMVYGMAAMLILAATFYWLGLDEETLDVGVAPKRVNNPYAIPGQIIEIDSYAKFNLRF; encoded by the coding sequence ATGATTCGAGTATTTGCATTTATTCTAATATTAGCGATTTTGAGTATGGGAATTTCGGCGCAGGGGATCGACGATTATTATCGTTTTCCCGAGGCCGGTATGAGGGAAAGAATCACCTTCGAAACCGAACGGAAACTCTGCGTTTTCCCGCTCAAAAATCAGAACGTGGACGCGAGCATCGATTATCTCAGCAAAGGATACGGCGGCGTTCTGTATTCCGGTTTAAAGAATCTGTTTCAGATTTTCGATCCGGACGTAATTCCGACCAGCGCTCAGCACGCATTCGGAAAACCGACCGGGAGAGAGAAGTTAAAAAAGGGAGAATGGGACGGAGATATTCTCGAACAAGTGAAGAATGCGAAAGAAACCTCTCCCGAAAAAGATCCGCGTTTTTTGAATCTGAAAACGGAATACATTCAGGACGAAATTCCTCCCGAAGACAGCACTCTTTTTTTATCGGGGAAGAAGCAGGGATGTTTTTATCATCTTGCGGGAACTTACGAGAAGAAGAGCGATTCGCAGATGGAACTCAAACTTATCCTGAGATCTTCCAAGGACGCTTCCCGAAAAGAATTCAGAGCCAAAACTAGCGTTAGACGCTCTTATCAAGAGCTGGACGGTTTGATCGGCGAGATCAAAAAGGAACTTCTCGGAAAGAATACGATCCAATTCTCGTTTAAATCCGGAAATATGGACGGGGTACTCGTGTTTTTGGACGGACAATTCCTCGGTAAAACTCCGCTTCAAAAATCGGATCTTCTTCCGGGAAACCACGTCATCAAGTATTACATGGACGGGTTTCAAAGTCAGACGCAAAGAGTTTCCGTTCAGGACGGAGGAAGTTTCGAAATGATTCTTACCAAAACGCCGAAAGACGGTTTGATTTCCGTGACTTCGAATCCGGAAGGAGCAAACGTATATCTCGGCTCCGAGTTTTTAGGAAAGACTCCGCTGAAGAACGTCAGAGTCAAAACCGGATTCAACCGACTTCGTTTATCCATGGAAGGACATGTCGATTTATTAAAAGGCGTAGAAGTGAAAAAGGACGAAGAGTTAAAACTCGATCTGACTTTGAGGCAAGGCGACAGCGTTTCCTATTATAAAAATAAGCAGAACGTGTTTTTGGATCATTCGTACAACGATTTCTCGATCTATTCCTTATACGGGACTCTTTTGTTTTATGCGGGCTATTATTACTTTAACTTACAAGCCAACGATCTTTACGATCGCGCGCGTTCTCAGGTCAGTTTGACTTCGTTATACTTATCGGCCAACGTCGTTTCGCAAGATGAGTTTGTCGCAATGTATTTGTATCAGGAACGAATTATCCGTGAAACGAATCATAACGCAGGTAAGTATCAAAAGTTGGCCGGTAACTTCGGAAGGCACGAAGGTCTGACGGGCGGAGTGATGGTCTACGGAATGGCGGCGATGCTGATTTTAGCCGCTACGTTTTATTGGCTCGGTTTGGACGAAGAGACTTTGGACGTGGGCGTTGCTCCGAAAAGGGTCAACAATCCGTATGCGATCCCGGGACAGATCATCGAGATCGATTCTTACGCGAAGTTCAATCTTCGCTTTTAA
- a CDS encoding oxidoreductase, with product MKPSAFTLKPGLVHGKFSRKTVLEEPFTLFPEPGALYLKEFPTRVRAGEPLLRQSVGTLLSPVDGIASLIQGEHSTKIRIVQDGSFQLSGETQIDSSLKLEQALERMDELGLVSLDFADTKLSTLFQTFRSSLIVLSPYTKTQSVDFRKILSEECKELHIQFLEYLKVWFPGANVKDYILSPVPFRKYEYPAGFPQYFVKKALSEKTFQKENILYLGPETLYHLYRALFKKIPFIERHISIYYVGKNGGLKKEESPIKFRDGQSLSFLLLEKKKEYPSFTFNSFFDGGEFHSSSEEYFLDIYKQHSIIFVAGKIREQKELPCTECGECTYNCPLECNPISLVTGQGQFFSNACIECGICTFLCPSGISLRDRIRDAKNGKKENLNV from the coding sequence TTGAAGCCCTCCGCTTTTACTCTCAAGCCAGGATTGGTCCACGGAAAGTTTTCCCGTAAGACCGTCCTGGAAGAACCTTTTACATTATTTCCCGAACCGGGAGCCTTATATCTAAAAGAATTCCCCACCCGTGTACGCGCGGGCGAGCCGCTTCTTCGGCAATCCGTCGGAACACTTTTATCTCCCGTCGACGGGATCGCGAGTTTGATCCAAGGAGAACATTCGACCAAGATTCGGATCGTTCAGGACGGAAGTTTTCAGTTATCGGGCGAAACGCAGATCGATTCTTCCTTAAAACTGGAACAGGCTCTCGAAAGAATGGACGAACTCGGACTTGTATCGCTCGATTTCGCCGATACGAAGTTGTCGACTCTGTTTCAAACGTTCCGTTCCTCCCTGATCGTACTTTCGCCTTATACAAAAACGCAGTCCGTCGACTTTCGAAAGATCCTCTCGGAAGAATGCAAAGAATTGCATATTCAATTTTTAGAATACTTGAAGGTTTGGTTTCCGGGCGCGAACGTGAAAGATTATATCCTTTCTCCGGTTCCGTTCCGCAAATACGAATATCCCGCGGGATTTCCCCAGTATTTCGTAAAAAAGGCGCTCTCCGAAAAGACATTCCAAAAAGAGAATATTCTTTATCTCGGGCCCGAAACTCTCTATCATCTCTACCGCGCCTTATTCAAAAAGATTCCCTTTATCGAAAGGCATATCAGCATCTATTACGTTGGCAAAAACGGAGGACTCAAAAAGGAAGAATCTCCGATCAAGTTCCGGGACGGACAAAGTCTCAGCTTTCTTCTTCTCGAAAAGAAGAAGGAATATCCGAGCTTTACGTTTAATTCCTTTTTTGACGGAGGAGAATTCCATTCTTCTTCCGAGGAATATTTTTTAGATATCTACAAACAGCATTCCATCATCTTCGTAGCCGGAAAGATCCGCGAGCAGAAGGAACTTCCCTGCACGGAATGCGGAGAATGCACTTACAATTGTCCTCTCGAGTGCAATCCGATTTCGCTCGTGACCGGTCAGGGACAATTCTTTTCCAACGCTTGTATCGAATGCGGGATCTGCACCTTCCTTTGTCCTTCGGGGATTTCTCTCCGCGACCGAATTCGAGACGCAAAAAACGGAAAGAAGGAGAATCTAAATGTCTGA